One stretch of Zingiber officinale cultivar Zhangliang chromosome 6B, Zo_v1.1, whole genome shotgun sequence DNA includes these proteins:
- the LOC121990847 gene encoding uncharacterized serine-rich protein C215.13-like, whose protein sequence is MKQEIDALQQNQTWDLIPKPRDVKPISCKWVYKIKCRPDGSIERYKARLVARGFSQQYGLDYDETFSPVAKLTTVAGFYVTLIDEELRLEEVELHAKEQELLAVINPPSSIEASVPLVEASSSQVGPEVPEVLPAGTPAASLPIVSSSAVVASSATTSLPIIELSSPVSSGKSLAKIAPSKRPGRKLTKAPPSKRRLTLPAEESLSEGFTSAAPSSTEPTLADLYPSFLFSSSPSSSNTAPGSTSFTFPLFVPESGSLPPSFSSYLVFAPPSIPTSSFSTTSSSILVLPILLGGSFTTAREEIHPLFGELPPPEIIDQFSHEETKRWMANIGLARLTHNLYHENEKLKRQVAELSSATLSEKSKKQYETQLKSLQSQFKSAIDLNTELSSKLEKQLVETNKMKSDYESTLADKLKALQLKDEEITSLNTSLNTAKTEASTKDAELKSSQTALVEYKAGEANRFKDQATTLISSAEFNRPIVKSILAAYTAGAEGAVA, encoded by the exons ATGAAACAAGAGATTGATGCACTGCAACAAAATCAGACTTGGGATCTCATACCAAAACCAAGAGATGTGAAACCCATTTCGTGCAAATGGGTTTACAAAATAAAGTGTCGTCCAGATGGGTCAATTGAAAGGTATAAGGCACGATTGGTAGCTCGTGGCTTCTCTCAACAGTACggactagactatgatgaaacgttTAGTCCGGTGGCGAAACTTACAACTG TGGCTGGTTTTTATGTTACTTTGATCGACGAAGAACTACGCCTGGAAGAGGTCGAACTTCACGCTAAAGAGCAAGAACTTCTTGCTGTAATTAATCCGCCATCTTCAATTGAAGCTTCGGTTCCTCTGGTTGAAGCTTCTAGTTCTCAAGTAGGTCCTGAAGTTCCTGAGGTTCTCCCAGCAGGAACTCCTGCTGCCTCTTTGCCAATTGTTTCTTCATCAGCGGTTGTTGCTTCTTCAGCAACCACTTCCCTTCCCATTATTGAGCTCTCATCCCCTGTAAGCTCAGGAAAATCCCTTGCTAAGATTGCCCCTAGCAAGCGCCCAGGACGCAAACTCACCAAAGCTCCCCCTTCTAAAAGGAGACTCACTCTTCCTGCTGAGGAATCACTCTCAGAAGGTTTTACTTCTGCTGCCCCTTCTTCTACTGAGCCCACTTTGGCTGATCTATACCCCTCCtttcttttttcttcctctccttcttctagcAACACTGCCCCTGGTAgtacttcttttacttttcctctatTTGTTCCAGAATCTGGGTCTTTACCTCCTTCCTTCTCTTCTTACTTAGTTTTCGCTCCCCCTTCTATcccaacttcttctttttctaccaCTTCCTCTTCTATCCTTGTCCTTCCTATACTACTAGGAGGCTCTTTCACCACTGCTCGAGAGGAAATTCATCCTCTCTTTGGAGAGCTTCCCCCTCCTGAGATAATTGATCAATTCTCACATGAGGAAACCAAG CGATGGATGGCCAATATAGGTCTAGCTCGCCTAACGCATAACTTGTATCATGAGAATGAGAAGTTGAAGCGACAAGTTGCTGAGCTATCCTCTGCCACCCTTTCAGAAAAGTCTAAGAAACAATATGAAACCCAGCTTAAGAGCCTTCAATCTCAATTTAAATCGGCCATAGACCTCAATACTGAATTATCTTCCAAATTAGAGAAGCAGCTTGTTGAGACTAACAAGATGAAATCCGATTACGAGTCCACCTTGGCTGACAAACTCAAAGCTCTACAGCTAAAGGATGAGGAAATAACTTCTTTAAACACTTCTTTGAATACAGCTAAAACGGAGGCTTCCACAAAAGACGCCGAACTGAAGTCTTCTCAAACAGCTTTGGTGGAGTATAAAGCTGGTGAAGCTAATCGCTTTAAAGATCAGGCCACGACTCTAATCAGTTCTGCTGAATTCAATAGGCCAATTGTAAAATCTATTTTGGCAGCCTATACGGCCGGAGCTGAAGGAGCAGTAGCGTAA